DNA sequence from the Coregonus clupeaformis isolate EN_2021a chromosome 30, ASM2061545v1, whole genome shotgun sequence genome:
TGCTGAATGTTGCATAGTACACAAGAATACGAAATGTAGATCATTAATAACTTTTGCAAGGGTGCCATTTTTATAGCCACACATAAAATGTCAAACTGTCAATTAAAACATGGTAAGTCACGGCCACAACAATTCATCCAATTCCTTTAACTCTGAGGAGAGCACAGGGAAAgataaacacttttttttttttttttaacagctATTTTTAGCTCCAACCTCAACATTAATCTAGCCTTTAGTAAACACCAGTGTTGTTTTTCATGTTTTTGTTCAATCTGGATGAATCATCGCAGCATTATTTAAACATCGTTTAGGATTTACGCATTAGACTTGATGCTGTAGGCCTAGTCCCTTTTCCAACGTATTCAAATAACTAtagaaagtgggagagagagaccgaTATATGGATGCAAGTGGATCAAGTTCAGGTATATACAGAGAAACGATATCAAGGCTTGTCGTTAAGGTGCTTGAAGAGACTCGCAGTTGTCCCTGAGTATTTCTCGGCGTGGGTGGCGAGTGCGGAGCCCGTGAAGGGATACACCGCCGCCTGTCCAAAGGGTGCAAGGGCAGTGGGGATGGGCGAGTTGATGCTCTGTCCCTGGTTCAGATAAGCCACCAGCCGCCTCATCTCCTCCAGAGCCTGAGCCTGCATGAGGATGTAGTTCTTGGCCAGGAGGAGAGTGGCTATTTTTGAGAGTTTCCTCACCGACGGGCTGTGCGCATACGGGATCACAGAGCGCAGGCCGTCCAGTGCATCGTTCAGGTCGTGCATCCGTCTTCTCTCGCGCGCATTGATGCTCAGGCGCAGAGACCGTTGCTCCTTGGGCTTCTTAGAAAGGGGACCCCCGTGTTTGTCATCGTCGAAGCCCGAGCCCCTCTTCCGGGGGTCCAGAGGGTCGAAACTGTCGTCGTCATCACTGGTCTGCTCCCCGCCGCTCTCGTTGGACTTGCCCGTCTGACCGTGGAGGAAGTCGGCGGCAGGTGTGAGAGGGTAGCGCCCTCCAGGACTTCCAGTAACCTGGCCAGGTCCAAAGCCGAATGCGGACTGGCCGTAGCGCTGCGTCAGGTCCAGTAGAGTGTCGTTGCTGATGGACTTCAGCAGGTTCTCTTCCCCGGCATTCATTTTCTCTTCCAAAATAAGGACAATTTAAAAATGCAGTTCGATTGAAActtatcctcttcctctctgtcgtTCTTTTGTCGTGGAGAGTATTCTCACACTCTCCCCGAGTCCTTGTCAACACACTTTCTCTGTGGCTCTTCAGAACAGTTGCAGTGAATGGATTCGGCCTCTTGCTGAATTCAGCCCTCTTTATGTTCCCCTAAACGCATATCAATTTAAGAACACTTCTGTAATTGTGTGTTTTGCAAAGCGACGTTAAACGCGCTTAAAGACTGGCATGGGTGAGAGACTGGAGCGCTTGCCTCCTTAACCGGGTTCCTCGCATACGTCTTGCCCTCGCCCTGGGCAGATTGTGACTCGCGCTCAGTCCCCCTCCCGCGTTAGTAGGAGCGCGAGGCCCGCCGGGATTATCTATCTGTCCAATCAGGGGGGCGTTTTAATTACTAGGGTAGGGCGCTGGTATGGTCCTAATTTCGATCAGAATAATGATAAGTGCAACACAAACTGACACAAATAGCTTTCGCCTATAATATTGAGTTAGTCTATGTTTGACAAATCGTGATGGGCATGTGTTGTCCCAATAAAACACCCATATATATTCACCCAAGAGTAAAGACTATCATTAGAGAATATTTTAAACAAAAATGCACTTACCTTAGTTTAGGCTACTTTAGGCAGCCTGAAAACAGGCTATGAAGTGGACGACCAACATAGGCTACATTTTATTTCATCAATATTGGAAGTGTCTATGATCATCATGTTATCCAAATCCAACTCCTCCAAAACCCTGGATGGTGAAGTGTTCCAATTCAGATTTCGATTCACTTTTAGGAATACCATTCAACTTTTAGGAATAACATTCAACTCCCAATGTGGAATGTTCAGCTCCAGATATGAATATATTAACGGCTAATTCATGTTAATGAAGCAGAGAGATATAGGCTGATTCTTCCTGGTTGACATGTGCATTGTTTGCCTAGACTAAAGGGTATAGGAAACTAAATGTGTGTGAATAGCATACAGCTCCTACAGGCATGCTAAATATCCTGCAAATTAATACCAAAAAAAACATTATGTTGTAGGCTATATTTGACAACAGATCTCTGTAGGTTTACCGCACAGTGGTCCACCGTGAAATAAAGTGAAATTGTATTCAATTGAAATCTGCTTCCCTTATCTCTTGAGCTACAATACACTAAATGAGAAGCTGATAAATATCCAACAATAGCTTAAAGGAGGCTGGCAGGGTGAATCTGGGAGAGTAAGGCCCAGGATGAGGCTGCCAGGGTGAGACTGGCAGAGGAAAAACAACACTATTTCACTCAATTTTCCACAATGAAAGACTAGTGTGGATCTTTCAGGACCATGGACAACTCCAGTGACGCGTGTTTCAGcccagaaagagggagagagagagagagagagagaaagcgacacagagagagagagagagagagagagagagcggaaccGTGACCGCTGGGTGGTAGCCTATTAATTGCATAGCCTGGCCAGGCCCCAGAATCAGGGCTTATCGGAGGAAGGGAGGCCCAAGGCATGGTGGTTCACCATGCACATTAGCAGTATCAACACCAAATGCTCACGGACAGGGGCGACGGGGGGAAAGCACGGGAAACATAGTATAGGCCTATTGCATTTTCCTGAAATGTATCCACTGTCTTGCTTTAGGCTACTTTGTTGCATCCTCACAATAACTAGCCTAGCTTTGCCCACACATTCAGGgacataataattatatatttttaaaaaacatatcgCGCTAAGCAACAGAATCATTGTGAAAGTGCCATCTCAAATAACCTATCCATGTTTAGCATTCATTTCCTTCTAAGACAATTAACGATTAAACATCAGAAGGTTAAAGAAACAGATGATAACACAAACAGTGAGCCCAATATCCGAAGCAGTAAAAATCTAAACAGCTCACCAGATCCTATCGTTGTTTTCTACCTTATGGTTTCAAGATAAGTTACCTGTTCACCTTTGCGTGGTCTTTgggggtttaagtccgggctgcAATTAAATTAACTTGATACAAAGCATTCCAATcgaattattgattgattgatcttctACAAGTCTCCTATCCAATTATTTCAGTTTGTAGGCCTGCTGAAGCACCACTTCCACTGGTCCTAGTAGGAGATGGAAACACTGACACCTTCTGTTCAGAATGGCGCATTACATTATGATCTGAGTGCAAAAAGGGGGTTCTGTGCTCAAACTACTAGTCAGGTTTTGGTGCGCCCGGAGATGGCATCCCTCCAGGAGGCAAGAAAGAGATTTCGATTTGGAAAAGTGGAATATATTCACAAGGAGTAGTTTAATTGGATTTcggaggaggaatggggggaagaagagaggaagaagaggttgaagagaatgagagaggttGAGTTTTAATCTATTGAAGatggaggaaaagagggagacgGAGTGTCAAAGATTGGTGTCAAGTGCAAACAGTGTGAGCATATGCCAGGCCGAGttatggaggtgaaatggaagtgaatgagggtgagtTAAGTGAGGTGGAAGTTGTGGTGAAGAGCTCGGATCCTGAGCCTGGTATCGATGGACAGGATAAAGAAGATTCTGGTCCAGTAGGAGTGAAATATTTAGAGAaagtggatccttgccttttggcgGATCCATTTGTTGTTTCAGGGTtggtgggaaaggagttgggtgcagttgaatcagtgaaggtaacttGTAGTCGactatttgtttgtttttctcctgCTCAGAGGGAGCGGGTGCTTCGTGTCatgcaacttgggtcaagatctgttttttgctttgctcttaggaacagggcaccattgaaaggagggATTTATGGGGTAGCATTAAGTGTGAAGGTGAagcaattgaagttgaagattcctggtgtttgtgacacccgccgtttggtgcgacgcagacatgGTGGTGAGCGTGGTGAGTCACTGTGAGTctttaggatatatcagttatgctgttagagcttttgtgccgaatccactgAGGTGTTTTAGGTGCCAGGTACCATGTAGCACCAGTGtttaggagggagattccaagatgtgggaagtgtgcaggaggacatggacagaggattgtgtagtatcggtggataaagttgtgtgtgtcaactgtaggggtgctCATTTTGCTGGGGATTGGAGGTGgccagagtagtgcagaaggagTCGTacgctgaggcagtgaagaaagtagaggaggatgggtcgatggtgagggatcctgagaggatccctgtgagtagtagatctgtgccagcacagagggataggccaacgagtgatatgtGCTTCattaaggttggcttcttagcgttcatggcaatggttatcaactgtaccacagaaatggaatgtaaatcacagaaaattgatgttgtggtggcagctacagagaagtacttgggtatATGAGATTTTGACTTCAGAAGAGATACTGTATTGAGTGTTGAGTGGTGGGATCCTGTCCTCCCAGgtcgttggcatggtgcaggagcagatagggtcaaagtagtggaatggggtagtgggtttttaatgagtgtagggttagttggaagggtgtttttattttttcattttgtaTCATAAAGTAGAATGGATTTATACTATAGTCCAATTGGTgacggtaatgcaacatattggatgtcaaccgccgttaaacccTGCTGAAGAAAAATAAGAACCAACTGGAGTCACTCCAGTGGCACTCTCAGAGGGGTCGTGAAACCAGAAACATCCATTTTTTAGGGGAAAAGGAAGACAGCCTGTGCGCCTCGCTGTTTAAAGTACCCGGTAAAACATATAGCGGATGCCTATAGATAGTTCCTGTCTTTCTTCGAGATTAAGTTCTTGCCACAAAGTCAACAGACACCACATACCAATTTTATTGCTGTTAACTTTGTCGGAGATTCCATTATAGGGCACGTGCTAGCTTGCTAACTGAAGTTGTTTCCATCTGGAATATTAATAAGGCTACACTCCATCTtatctcctcctccacatttactggattggttaaACAGTGAAGAAGAGAACCTCCCCGGACAGCCTGCTACACGTTAGGTTACTCCCGTGGAGATAGGTGCTACCCATAGAGTTAGTTATAGGACTCATCATTGATATAACCCGTTTTTGCATGGACATTGCCACTGAGTGCTTCCACTATTTAAATGCGCTGTGCAACTGAAGGCAATAAACAACTTATCTGGtagaaaacagcctatgtggcatcgatattagTCAGAAACATTATTCtaatgtcaaaattgactacGCAGTGTAAATAGGGTAATTTTGTTAATAAAGTCAGTTtcgtccaaaactgagttttgtCAGTGAGATCGTCATGACTTACTTgagggttgggttttgattttgACAATACTCACTTgcccaagtttcaagttttattagtcttatgtaggcctataggatacacatggtatacaccacaggaggttggtgggaccttaattggggaggacgggctcgtggtatcAAATActtcaaacacatggttttcatgtgatggatgtcattccatttgctccgttccagccattactatgatccgtcctcccctcagccgcCTCCTGTGGTATACACCATCCAACGAAACGCTTACTTGCAGAAATACTGAAATACACAGCTGTGGTGATTGCACTCTATCCAATCCTACTGCAGAACACACAGACTGCTCATCAGCGCAGCGGATCTGaatttgtttacataagacaacacctCACACGTTTTttaacttgagaaatactgcaccgaACACCTTGGCCGTGTCAGAGAGGATCAAAACCGTAATGTATCATGGTTagattgtgactgactgactgatctacaaataataatgagtagttatttatgatgcaagggtttttgtagatcagtcagtcgtcAGTCGCCTTCACTGTCGGCTGCAATGTCGAACAAGCcccttagctagatgtaaaaacCGGTAACggtatggggaaaatgaatggggaaagaatagggtttggggataaatgccgaaaataaggtctgaggttaacataGGCTTAGGAgatgttatacattttgttctatgagataatgtcagtcagttaacatgaccttaaTGAATTAtcaagcctttatgtgctttatgtgcttttttaaattatataaatgcttcaaaattcacaaaatgtgatgttagctgatgaagattatctcattgaacaaaatgtataagatctcctaagcctgtgtttaccacagaccttattttcggcgtttatccaaAACCCCTACAAAAACGCCattaatttccccataggctttgtccaacgaaccatggtGGAGTTAGACACCATTGCTATTTCTCTCTATTACAGATTTCTTTAGTTAACTTAGATTCATTCTGATTATTTTGAGGAAGTAATACTGGCTTTGTTCCTATggtgtctcatgggggacaaacatcagTAACTGCCACATCAAAACACACCCCCAAGACTGAAATCTTGTTTCTTTTAATTAATGAGCAACAGAGAAAATAAACATATGTGGAATCGGTGTGTTCAGTCACtctttaaagtagtcaactggatgGTGAATCCTATGAGTTTTGTTGCATGGTTTTTAAATGGCTTTAAGTTATATCACCACCATCTAGTGGCCACAGTAAATTAATGACACACAAGATATGATCGAGGACCCAagcactgcaggtggcagtaaattacTAATATCAGctttatgttttttttcaaatacaaaagaagaagaaaattgactacatcaaaatggagatggcctcaatggcgtgctgtcacagatgccataatgggacaaatacaaagatgagtccaCACTCTAACTCCATGGTGCTACCTTTAATAATGTTGTAACTTCTGTAATGACCCATCAGAAGTTTAGATGAGACATTCTCCATTAAAAGTATTTATTGATCCAAAGTCAAAATGGATGGTTTATCTAATCTACATGTTTGAGTGAAATACATTTTACTTTGAGTTGTCTTTGTAGGCCAGTAGCCTAGTAACAGCAGCCACGATAATCCATTGTTTACTAGGCTAGTCTTTATCATGATTTAGCATCATCCTAAAAAATCTATATAATCCAATATCCCTGATGTTAGCAGTTAGCAAAGCTGCACTACATGTTGAAACTTCAAATTAATTAAACTTCACATTAATGTTTGAGTTTGTACAGATTTTTTATAAAGTGTATACTGTCGAAATAATTGCATACCATGTTTTACTGAAAAACACAATCTCAAATTTACCAGAACAGGGATGTCCCAAATTGGCCAGAAGATGGCAGGATTGTCATACAAAGCCTGTAATATTCTAGTCTACTATCTCCTTGCTTTAAGTGGCAATTCCTTGCACCTCTTCATCTGTATTGGTCTGAAAATACAGGATGAGTTAAAGCAATATGAAGCAATATGTTTGAGGCCTAGTGGCGATGCTTTCTCTAAACCACTTCTGTCAGTTGTTTACATGCAGTTCAAGGAAAGGAAAGAGGAAGCAACTGTATAGACTATTGCGATGCAGCATGTTCATGTCCAGTTGCCAAATACATCCCTGCGTGACTCCTAGAGAGTGCACATAACAGTTCTCTCTTACTAAGAAGTTGCTTCTAATTCAGAATTTCTGAAACAGATGTATTTATCTATTACCTTTATTTAACAGCGAACACAGCGAGCAATGTAAACACACCAACAATAAACCATAACATTCAGAAGGCCTTAGCAGCAGCTTACATTGCCATGGTAACTAGAGTCCACactcaactatctcaactagccggtgcccccgcacattgactctgcaccggtacccccctgtatatatagcctccctactgttattttattttacttctgctctttttttctcaacactttttttgttgttgttttatttttactttttttgtaaaaaataaatgcactgttggttaagggctttaagtaagcatttcactgtaatgtctgcacctgttgtattcggcgcatgtgaccaataaaatttgatttgatttgatttgatttgattagaggtCAAGGTGACATGCTATTTGGCACTGTGTGGCGCACTGAGGAGGCTGCAGTTGCAGCTTATGACCACAGAGAGGCAGTCTAGTGTCTACTGATCGttatacacatgcacgcacgcacacacgcgcacacacacacacacacacacacacacacacacacacacacacacacacacacacacacacacacacacacagagtctttATGCACACAATCTGCAACCTATGATGACATAGGCTGCTATGAGACTATAAGAATATAATTACTTTAAGTTCCAGAAGGAACTTCAGTTGTGAGACTCAATGCTCGGACAACCTTCTGAGAAGAATATAACCAGGCTGTTGATATATAGTCAAACAAAGGTAGTGTGTTGTTTCATATAACATTGATGCATGTTGTATTCCCACTGGGCATCAG
Encoded proteins:
- the LOC121546526 gene encoding class E basic helix-loop-helix protein 23-like; protein product: MNAGEENLLKSISNDTLLDLTQRYGQSAFGFGPGQVTGSPGGRYPLTPAADFLHGQTGKSNESGGEQTSDDDDSFDPLDPRKRGSGFDDDKHGGPLSKKPKEQRSLRLSINARERRRMHDLNDALDGLRSVIPYAHSPSVRKLSKIATLLLAKNYILMQAQALEEMRRLVAYLNQGQSINSPIPTALAPFGQAAVYPFTGSALATHAEKYSGTTASLFKHLNDKP